A stretch of Sulfitobacter sp. THAF37 DNA encodes these proteins:
- the hpaR gene encoding homoprotocatechuate degradation operon regulator HpaR, giving the protein MTDTEDPKAPALPATDRSLPIALIRAREKVMAPIRDMLSETGITEQQWRVLRVLAEGGTLDATEVAERASLLQPSLTRIARSLSDRGYVTRTRDHADRRRQMLAITAAGQQVIDDNLAQALQIAERVRRSLGHENYEQLLDLLGALQDFK; this is encoded by the coding sequence GTGACCGATACCGAAGATCCCAAAGCACCCGCGCTGCCCGCCACAGACCGGTCCCTGCCGATCGCCCTGATCCGCGCGCGCGAAAAGGTGATGGCCCCGATCCGCGACATGCTCTCCGAGACGGGCATCACCGAACAGCAATGGCGTGTCCTGCGCGTGCTGGCCGAAGGCGGCACGCTCGATGCGACCGAAGTGGCGGAACGTGCCAGCCTGCTGCAGCCCAGCCTCACCCGCATTGCGCGCAGCCTGTCAGACCGTGGCTACGTCACCCGCACCCGTGATCACGCAGACCGCCGCCGCCAGATGCTGGCGATCACCGCCGCCGGTCAGCAGGTGATCGACGACAACCTCGCCCAGGCCCTGCAGATCGCGGAACGGGTCCGCAGATCCCTTGGGCACGAGAACTACGAACAGCTTCTGGACCTTCTGGGCGCGCTGCAGGATTTCAAATAG
- the mnhG gene encoding monovalent cation/H(+) antiporter subunit G — protein MMLEVIGTYAVAFCLAVGAFFALVAAVGLLKLNDSMTRLHAPTKVGTVGIGALLLASMINSFVQGEGSLHELLIIAFLFVTAPISANFIAKVNIHKRACDLPPAPPQDTTWSTLNVPEADLEIEVKETERQG, from the coding sequence ATGATGCTGGAAGTGATCGGAACATATGCCGTGGCATTCTGCCTTGCCGTCGGGGCGTTCTTTGCCCTGGTTGCAGCGGTCGGCCTGCTGAAGCTGAACGATTCCATGACGCGGCTCCATGCGCCGACCAAGGTGGGCACGGTGGGCATCGGGGCGTTGCTGCTGGCGTCGATGATCAATTCCTTTGTCCAGGGCGAAGGGTCCCTGCACGAGCTGCTGATCATCGCGTTTTTGTTCGTGACGGCGCCGATCTCGGCGAATTTCATCGCCAAGGTGAACATCCACAAACGGGCCTGCGACCTGCCGCCCGCCCCGCCGCAGGATACGACCTGGTCCACCCTGAACGTCCCCGAGGCGGACTTGGAGATCGAGGTGAAGGAAACTGAGCGACAAGGCTAA
- a CDS encoding K+/H+ antiporter subunit F, with protein sequence MTLASDVMQWCLIGAFVCVALSQLGAMVRLLIGPSTGDRILALDTMVINAIGLIVLLGLAQGTAIYFEASLIIAMLGFVSTVAYARFVLRGDIIE encoded by the coding sequence ATGACCCTTGCCAGTGACGTGATGCAATGGTGCCTGATCGGGGCGTTTGTCTGTGTCGCGCTGAGCCAGCTGGGCGCGATGGTTCGGCTGCTGATCGGACCCTCCACGGGCGACCGTATCCTGGCGCTCGATACCATGGTGATCAATGCCATCGGATTGATCGTTCTGCTGGGGCTGGCGCAGGGCACGGCGATCTATTTCGAGGCGTCGCTGATCATCGCCATGCTCGGCTTCGTGTCGACGGTGGCCTATGCGCGGTTCGTGCTGCGGGGGGACATCATCGAATGA
- a CDS encoding Na+/H+ antiporter subunit E, producing the protein MMRAFRWLLPHPFLTLLLAAVWTLLQNDISAGMVVFGVLLGIFIPIATAQWWPDRPGGIRPFRMLSYCLLVMWDIIVANIEVAWIVLTKSNASMRPAWVVIPLDLRQPEAITVLAGTITLTPGTVSADLSDEGHSLLVHALDVPDPDAVRDEIKHRYERRLKEIFT; encoded by the coding sequence ATGATGCGCGCCTTTCGGTGGCTGTTGCCACATCCTTTCCTGACCCTGTTGCTGGCCGCGGTCTGGACCCTGCTGCAGAATGACATCTCTGCCGGGATGGTCGTTTTCGGCGTGCTCCTGGGCATCTTCATTCCCATCGCCACCGCGCAGTGGTGGCCCGACCGGCCAGGCGGGATCAGGCCTTTCAGGATGCTGAGCTACTGCTTGCTGGTGATGTGGGACATCATCGTGGCCAACATCGAGGTTGCGTGGATCGTGCTGACCAAATCCAATGCCTCCATGCGCCCGGCCTGGGTGGTGATCCCGCTGGACCTGCGCCAGCCCGAGGCGATCACGGTTCTGGCGGGCACCATCACCCTGACGCCGGGCACCGTGTCGGCGGACCTGTCGGACGAGGGGCACAGCCTGCTGGTCCACGCATTGGATGTGCCGGACCCGGACGCCGTCCGGGACGAGATCAAGCACCGCTACGAGCGCCGATTGAAGGAGATTTTCACATGA
- a CDS encoding monovalent cation/H+ antiporter subunit D, protein MTHWIIAPVVLPAMLAPFIVLAARYHIGIQRVFSVAGVLALITIAAGLTWQASDGTVTLYQLGDWAAPFGIVLVADRLSTMMVLLTAVLALFVLLYAIGSEWDNRGRHFHALFQFQLMGIMGAFLTGDLFNLFVFFEVLLIASYGLMIHAGGNARLRAGVQYVLYNLLGSTLFLFALGALYAQTGTLNMADLAERVALIGAEETVGIRIASVMLLLVFAVKAALVPVHFWLPSSYAEAPAPVAALFAIMTKVGAYAIIRVYTLIFGPDVAATEGLHGLWLMPLALVSLAIGMVGVLAARQFDRLVAFSVIGSMGMVMVSIALFTPAGIAAALYYIIHSTLAAGALFLITDLARAGRSDLNLAAQPPIAGGPLTAALFFVAAIAMAGLPPLSGFVGKLLILDAGFASGWVVWIWAVVLGSSLISVVGFARAGSVLFWKARSLSVPDDEAEPEDTKSAENFAATIRRDDGLTPPVLSYAAVGGLVTLLVLHTVLAGPIYRYTDATAAQLFGPDDYVSTVLDTQGKLTRPKPEGYDDGYGDKAADGEDAAGHGTTKEEGH, encoded by the coding sequence ATGACCCATTGGATCATCGCCCCCGTCGTTCTGCCCGCGATGCTGGCCCCGTTCATCGTGCTGGCCGCGCGCTATCACATCGGCATTCAGCGGGTCTTCTCCGTCGCCGGGGTGCTGGCGCTGATCACGATCGCCGCCGGGCTGACCTGGCAGGCATCCGACGGCACCGTGACGCTGTACCAGCTGGGCGACTGGGCCGCGCCCTTCGGGATCGTGCTGGTGGCCGACCGGCTGAGCACGATGATGGTGCTGCTGACCGCGGTGCTGGCGCTGTTCGTGCTGCTTTATGCCATCGGGTCCGAATGGGACAACAGGGGGCGACATTTCCACGCGCTGTTCCAGTTCCAGCTGATGGGCATCATGGGGGCCTTCCTGACCGGCGACCTGTTCAACCTCTTTGTCTTTTTCGAGGTGCTGCTGATCGCCTCCTACGGGCTGATGATCCACGCGGGCGGCAATGCGCGGCTGCGGGCCGGGGTGCAATATGTGCTCTACAACCTGCTGGGATCGACGCTGTTCCTGTTTGCGCTGGGGGCGCTTTATGCCCAGACCGGTACGCTGAACATGGCCGATCTGGCCGAACGTGTCGCGCTGATCGGCGCGGAGGAAACGGTGGGCATCCGCATCGCGTCGGTGATGCTGCTGCTGGTCTTTGCGGTCAAGGCGGCGCTGGTGCCGGTGCATTTCTGGCTGCCGTCGAGCTATGCCGAGGCGCCGGCCCCGGTAGCGGCGCTGTTCGCGATCATGACCAAGGTGGGGGCCTATGCGATCATCCGGGTCTACACGCTGATCTTTGGCCCCGACGTGGCGGCGACCGAGGGGCTGCACGGGCTGTGGCTGATGCCGCTGGCGCTGGTGTCGCTGGCCATCGGCATGGTCGGCGTGCTGGCGGCGCGGCAGTTCGACCGGCTGGTCGCCTTTTCGGTGATCGGGTCGATGGGGATGGTCATGGTCTCCATCGCGCTGTTCACACCTGCGGGCATTGCGGCGGCGCTGTATTACATCATCCATTCGACACTGGCGGCGGGGGCGCTGTTCCTGATCACGGACCTTGCCCGCGCGGGCCGGTCAGACCTGAACCTGGCGGCGCAGCCGCCGATCGCGGGCGGGCCGCTGACGGCGGCGCTGTTCTTTGTCGCGGCCATTGCCATGGCCGGGCTGCCGCCGCTGTCGGGCTTCGTGGGCAAGCTGCTGATCCTCGATGCGGGGTTCGCCAGCGGCTGGGTGGTCTGGATCTGGGCGGTGGTCCTGGGGTCCAGCCTGATTTCCGTGGTCGGCTTTGCCCGGGCGGGCAGCGTGCTGTTTTGGAAAGCCCGCAGCCTCTCTGTGCCCGACGACGAGGCGGAGCCGGAAGACACCAAGAGCGCGGAGAACTTCGCGGCGACGATCCGCCGCGACGACGGGCTGACGCCCCCGGTGCTGTCCTATGCCGCGGTCGGCGGTCTGGTGACGCTGCTGGTGCTGCATACGGTTCTGGCCGGGCCGATCTATCGCTATACCGATGCGACAGCGGCACAGCTGTTCGGCCCCGACGACTATGTATCGACCGTGCTGGACACCCAGGGCAAGCTGACGCGCCCCAAGCCGGAAGGCTATGACGACGGCTATGGCGACAAGGCCGCTGATGGCGAGGATGCGGCGGGCCATGGCACCACCAAAGAGGAGGGACATTGA
- a CDS encoding Na+/H+ antiporter subunit C produces the protein MEFLVASAIGVMTAGGLYLVLRLRTFPVIMGISLLTYAVNVFLFASGRLTLGAPPILTDAERYTDPLPQALVLTAIVISFGMTAVIVMIALGSYLGADDDHVDDPVAADGMSDDVAEDKA, from the coding sequence ATGGAATTTCTCGTTGCTTCGGCCATTGGCGTGATGACTGCCGGGGGGCTCTACCTGGTGCTGCGCCTGCGGACCTTTCCGGTGATCATGGGCATTTCGCTGCTGACCTATGCGGTCAACGTGTTCCTGTTCGCTTCCGGGCGGCTGACCTTGGGCGCGCCGCCGATCCTGACGGATGCGGAACGCTATACCGATCCGCTGCCGCAGGCGCTGGTGCTGACCGCCATCGTGATCTCCTTCGGGATGACGGCGGTGATCGTGATGATCGCGCTGGGGTCCTACCTGGGTGCCGATGACGATCACGTGGACGATCCGGTCGCGGCCGATGGCATGTCGGATGACGTGGCGGAGGACAAGGCATGA